From one Verrucomicrobiales bacterium genomic stretch:
- a CDS encoding amino acid adenylation domain-containing protein: MSSNTSIDPSQLEGIAIVGMSGRFPGARSVQEFWDNLMAGRETISVFSEEELEFSVASPEAKAQGQKFVAARGILEGVDQFDAAFFGIYPKEAEIMDPQHRLFLECSWEAIEGAGYDPESYPGMIGVYGGLSLNTYLLSNLCRDREFAANFSGNYQVGAYQVMLGNDKDFLPTRVSYKLNLRGPSMSIQTACSTSLVAISQACTSLLTYQCDMALAGGSSISFPQKRNYLYQEEGMVSGDGTCRTFDASAHGTVFGHGVAVVLLKRLADAVADGDQVLAVIKGTAINNDGSAKIGYAAPSINAQADVIALAQAAAGVDPESISYIEAHGTGTPLGDPIEITALTKAFREGGSTKVGFCAIGTGKTHIGHLDVAAGATGLIKTVLQLQHELIPPLLHFKAPNPKIDFANSPFYPVTRPLEWKRGAQPRRAGVSAFGVGGTNAHVIVEEAPLRTPGGPSRRQQLLVLSAKTETALRAMSERLAAFLDASPSVPLPDVAFTLQQGRKGFTYRRSVVVSNHQEASAHLRQPDAKTDHQSKASSAEPSVVFLFPGQGAQYVDMGRELYETESAFRAAIDQCASILQNRLGLDIRRVLYPSPDQRPAAETEINKTWITQPSIFVVEYALAQLWLSWGIKPSLLIGHSIGEYVAAVLAETFTLEAALDLLASRAKLMQSLPAGSMLAVRLSGEETAPLLPRDASIAAFNSPKLCTVAGPTPTLEEFQKTLEAKKIASRFLPTSHAFHSSMMDPMLAEFTALAAKTPHQAPQLPWISTCTGRALSPSDLQDGTYWAKQLRQSVRFVEALETVIRDEKNIILEIGPGQTLSQLARQHPAKPSGLVIAGSLGPTDAPGRDLNSMLSALGRLWASGVRVGWSDFSREESRRRVALPTYPFERQRFWVAPVNPAASAGPAPVSIPVSVPAMPAPLPLASPMPATSPTIAIPPASVSPPPVVMSVPALPPAEPRRNRIAVQLRAIVKELSGVDVTNDSASFMELGFDSLFLTQASQAFQQKFNLKLTFRQMLGDLSSVDALASYIDNKLPADALPAPAPVTPAASASAAPAATPPPTALSMNSSPLNATPIAAAPAGGNMMEQLMAQQIQLMQLLLAQQKGQVAPTPAAIPAGTSTSGSPASSLPTIRWPGAKPPAHAVATAQQEFKRFGPYKPIEKGQKGGLTAVQEGALNQLLARYQAKTGGSKKYTAEHRPHFADPRAVAGFKRNWKEMVYPIVSTRSKGSRIWDLDGNEYVDITMGFGTYFFGHSPDWLIQPLHDQLDTGIEIGPQSALAGEVAKMICEFTGMDRATFCNTGSEAVMAAIRLARTITGRKRVVYFTGDYHGMFEEVLVRGAWVNGEYRAQAIAPGIPSSLVENMLILEYGVPESLEVIKAHIHEIAAVLVEPVQSRSPGLQPKEFMKALRQITRDAEAALIFDEVVTGFRCHPGGAQAYFGVEADMATYGKVIGGGIPIGVLAGKRQYMDALDGGAWNYGDDSFPEVGVTFFAGTFVRHPLAIRAAWTILKKLQQEGPQLQLGITDRVTKFCTELNQYFERNQVPIRFPHFCAFANIEHAHDLEFISLLWYFMRLKGVHVWEGRPCYFTLAHTEADLSYVSRAFKEAVAEMQLGGFLPGTSDAEFAQIASTQATLPPGAPTPPPSGATPTTVSARTRPDTQEIPGLPPGTRSCSLTDSQKEMWLSTQIQPEASGAFNASNVVQLRGPLNIECLRRAIHQIIDRHEALRSTFSADGMCILIHPSITIDVPVHDFSDLPQVERESETAQILQQEGQRLYDLNEGPLVTFHIIKLSQSEHMLVFSLNMIVCDGWGYNVVLEEISELYSAYVEDRVPSLRPIVPMRNYAEWLGRPEQQEIAVQSEAFWLARFPDVPAPLDLPSYRPRPKNRTYEGERHSLRLPASLFQSIKKTAQSQRNTPFALLLGAYQVWLHRLSGLNDIVIGVPYAGQSAMGSETLVGQCVHTLPLRAAVNPAEPFNTLLKNALGLVLDTQENWNTTFGSIAQKLDIPRDPSRIPLASVLFNLDPPLNKVRFSGLSQKITAGPRFFFQYDLGFNLVDEGDHLLVECDYNRNMFDAESIRRWVGHFQTLLESIVADPATPIGQLSLLNQAERHQILVEWNQTTLELPEQASVVELCTVQARQTPKRVAVEFEGQRLSYAELDARSNQVAHHLAKVGAAPNSVVAVCLERSLDMVIGLLGILKAGAAYVPIDPEVPTARITSMLSDSGAKIVLSQQSLQARLGSTKIRVISMDGQRDALLAESQGPVSRPIHPDDLAYAIYTSGSTGTPKAAEITHRAFANFLISMRRQPGITPEDVVLALTTLSFDIAGLEVFLPLISGAKIVIAPRTAALDPAILSDLISRTGITLAQATPTTWRMLAASNWRGGPKLKLLCGGEPMAADLAEKLLSRCGSLWNVYGPTETTIWSTAVQLKKDQPISIGKPIANTQTYIVDSQLQPVPIGVAGELLIGGLGLARGYRNRSALTEEKFIPNPFSSASSPRVYRTGDLARFLPNGEIECLGRIDFQVKLRGHRIELGEIETVLLTSPKLKEAAVILTDESPGHPALVAYIVPNGGPGSLDEASARAEFKALLRASLPEYMVPCHFVVLPKLPQTPNGKIDRRALPHPGPSQDHTADDFVPPRNATEKKLAQIWSEILKLERISIRSNFFDLGGQSLRAVALFARIEKEFGKKLPLATLFKSPTIEQLSRALTGEVEESTDENWSPLVPIQPRGNKRPLFLVHGAGGNVLLYQALARHLAPDYPLYGLQSQGLDAKTPPLNSLEEMAALYLKEVRKIQPKGPYLLGGYCMGGTIAYEMAQMLLKAGETTRLLAMLDTYNFGLALKTNSTSHLLQKMKFHVGNFVKLSPGEMVKYIKEKARVARDGELANLLSRKGPAEPASPGSDEPTQLREASVQASNDAACDRYEPKPYAGTLTLFKPKVNYDYYPDPKMGWGDLAKGGIDPVELPVNPHAMLVEPYVQLLATELKSRIDKLG; this comes from the coding sequence ATGTCCAGTAATACTTCAATCGATCCAAGCCAACTCGAAGGCATCGCCATTGTGGGCATGTCCGGCCGCTTCCCCGGGGCGCGGTCAGTCCAAGAGTTCTGGGACAATCTGATGGCGGGCCGTGAGACCATCTCCGTGTTCTCGGAGGAGGAACTAGAATTTTCGGTGGCGAGCCCGGAGGCCAAGGCGCAGGGCCAGAAATTTGTCGCCGCCCGGGGCATACTCGAAGGGGTCGACCAATTTGACGCGGCTTTCTTCGGGATCTATCCCAAGGAGGCTGAGATCATGGATCCGCAGCACCGCCTGTTCCTCGAATGCTCCTGGGAAGCCATCGAGGGAGCTGGCTACGATCCGGAGTCGTACCCCGGAATGATCGGCGTGTACGGTGGGTTGAGCCTGAATACCTACTTGCTCAGCAACCTGTGCCGAGACCGGGAGTTCGCCGCCAACTTCTCGGGCAACTATCAGGTGGGTGCCTATCAGGTGATGCTCGGGAACGACAAGGATTTCCTTCCCACTCGGGTGTCCTACAAGCTGAACCTGCGCGGACCAAGCATGTCGATCCAAACCGCGTGCTCAACCTCCTTGGTGGCGATCAGCCAAGCTTGCACCAGCTTGCTGACCTACCAGTGCGACATGGCGCTGGCCGGTGGATCCTCGATCAGCTTCCCGCAAAAGCGCAACTACCTCTATCAGGAGGAAGGCATGGTTTCCGGCGATGGCACTTGCCGAACCTTCGACGCTTCCGCGCACGGAACCGTTTTCGGTCATGGAGTGGCGGTCGTTCTGCTCAAACGGCTCGCCGATGCGGTGGCCGATGGAGACCAGGTGCTCGCGGTCATCAAAGGAACCGCCATCAACAATGATGGTTCAGCCAAGATCGGATATGCCGCGCCCAGCATCAACGCCCAGGCCGATGTCATCGCGTTGGCTCAGGCCGCCGCCGGCGTGGATCCGGAATCGATTTCCTACATCGAGGCCCACGGAACCGGAACGCCCCTCGGCGATCCGATCGAGATCACCGCTTTGACCAAAGCCTTTCGTGAGGGCGGATCCACCAAAGTGGGATTCTGCGCGATCGGCACCGGAAAGACTCACATCGGACATCTGGACGTGGCTGCAGGCGCCACCGGGCTGATCAAGACAGTGCTGCAGCTGCAGCACGAATTGATCCCGCCGCTGCTCCATTTCAAGGCACCCAATCCAAAAATCGACTTTGCCAACAGCCCATTCTATCCAGTCACCCGTCCGCTGGAATGGAAGCGGGGGGCCCAGCCGCGAAGAGCCGGCGTAAGCGCTTTCGGTGTCGGCGGCACCAATGCCCATGTGATCGTAGAGGAAGCCCCCCTCCGAACACCCGGCGGCCCATCACGCCGGCAACAGCTGCTCGTTCTTTCGGCCAAGACCGAAACAGCCCTTCGCGCCATGTCTGAGAGGCTGGCGGCGTTCCTGGACGCCTCCCCCTCCGTGCCCTTGCCCGATGTCGCTTTCACGTTGCAGCAGGGCCGCAAAGGCTTTACCTACCGCAGATCCGTCGTGGTCTCCAACCACCAGGAGGCATCAGCTCATCTCCGCCAACCCGATGCCAAGACGGATCACCAATCGAAAGCATCCTCAGCCGAACCCTCGGTTGTATTTCTGTTTCCCGGACAGGGGGCTCAATACGTCGACATGGGGCGGGAACTCTACGAAACCGAAAGCGCCTTTCGCGCAGCGATCGATCAATGCGCCAGCATTCTCCAGAACCGCCTGGGACTGGATATTAGGCGCGTCCTCTATCCTTCGCCAGACCAGCGCCCGGCGGCGGAGACAGAGATCAATAAAACCTGGATCACCCAGCCTTCCATCTTTGTGGTGGAATATGCCCTTGCCCAGCTCTGGCTCTCGTGGGGAATTAAGCCCAGCCTACTCATCGGACATAGCATCGGCGAGTACGTCGCCGCCGTTCTGGCTGAGACCTTCACTCTGGAAGCCGCTTTGGACCTCCTTGCCTCGCGAGCCAAGCTCATGCAGAGCCTACCCGCAGGATCCATGCTGGCGGTTCGGCTAAGCGGCGAAGAAACGGCACCCCTCCTTCCTCGTGACGCCTCGATCGCGGCGTTTAACAGTCCCAAGCTGTGCACCGTGGCGGGTCCAACTCCCACGCTCGAGGAATTCCAGAAAACGCTCGAAGCGAAGAAGATCGCCTCTCGCTTCCTCCCCACCTCGCATGCCTTCCACTCGTCCATGATGGATCCCATGCTGGCCGAGTTCACCGCACTGGCAGCGAAGACTCCCCATCAAGCTCCTCAATTGCCTTGGATCTCCACCTGCACCGGCCGGGCATTGTCACCAAGCGACCTGCAGGATGGCACCTACTGGGCAAAACAACTTCGCCAATCAGTTCGATTTGTAGAGGCCCTGGAAACGGTGATCAGGGATGAGAAGAACATTATTCTGGAGATCGGTCCCGGACAAACCTTGAGCCAGCTGGCTCGGCAGCATCCGGCGAAGCCCTCTGGGCTCGTCATCGCAGGCAGTTTGGGTCCGACCGATGCCCCTGGCCGAGATCTCAACTCGATGCTGAGTGCGCTCGGCCGACTCTGGGCGAGCGGGGTTCGTGTCGGGTGGAGTGACTTTAGTCGCGAAGAGTCCCGCCGACGGGTCGCCCTGCCCACCTACCCATTCGAACGTCAGCGGTTCTGGGTCGCACCGGTAAACCCGGCAGCCTCAGCGGGCCCAGCCCCGGTTTCCATCCCAGTCTCCGTCCCAGCGATGCCAGCCCCCCTCCCCCTGGCGTCGCCGATGCCAGCGACGTCGCCAACGATCGCGATTCCGCCCGCCAGCGTGTCTCCTCCCCCTGTTGTTATGTCTGTGCCCGCCCTTCCCCCCGCCGAGCCGCGCCGCAATCGAATTGCAGTGCAACTGCGCGCGATCGTGAAAGAGCTCTCGGGAGTCGATGTCACAAACGATAGCGCCTCCTTCATGGAACTGGGCTTCGACTCCTTGTTCCTGACGCAAGCCAGCCAGGCGTTTCAGCAAAAATTCAACCTCAAGCTCACTTTCCGACAGATGCTGGGGGATCTCTCGAGCGTCGACGCCCTGGCCAGCTACATTGACAACAAGCTGCCCGCCGACGCGCTTCCCGCTCCCGCTCCGGTCACGCCGGCCGCCAGTGCCTCAGCAGCCCCGGCGGCCACGCCACCGCCGACAGCACTGAGCATGAATTCCTCGCCGCTCAACGCGACTCCGATTGCTGCGGCGCCTGCCGGCGGCAACATGATGGAGCAGTTGATGGCTCAACAGATCCAGCTCATGCAGCTGCTACTGGCCCAGCAGAAGGGCCAGGTTGCGCCCACACCGGCCGCCATCCCCGCAGGGACGAGCACGTCCGGAAGTCCAGCCAGCTCATTACCAACCATTCGCTGGCCGGGAGCGAAACCTCCCGCCCACGCCGTGGCGACGGCCCAGCAGGAATTTAAACGCTTCGGCCCCTACAAGCCCATCGAGAAGGGACAGAAAGGTGGTCTAACCGCCGTTCAGGAGGGAGCGCTCAATCAGCTACTCGCCCGATACCAGGCGAAAACTGGCGGCTCCAAGAAGTACACCGCCGAGCACCGGCCGCACTTCGCCGACCCCCGGGCTGTCGCCGGGTTCAAGCGCAATTGGAAGGAGATGGTCTACCCCATTGTGTCCACGCGCTCCAAGGGCTCCCGAATCTGGGATCTCGATGGGAACGAGTATGTCGACATCACGATGGGGTTCGGCACTTACTTCTTCGGGCATTCGCCCGACTGGCTCATCCAGCCGCTGCACGACCAGCTGGATACCGGCATAGAAATCGGGCCACAGTCAGCCCTGGCCGGTGAGGTGGCGAAAATGATCTGCGAGTTCACCGGGATGGACCGCGCCACCTTCTGCAACACTGGCTCCGAAGCGGTCATGGCCGCGATCCGGCTCGCGCGCACCATCACCGGTCGCAAACGGGTGGTTTACTTCACGGGCGATTACCACGGGATGTTCGAGGAGGTGCTCGTTCGCGGCGCCTGGGTCAACGGGGAATACCGAGCCCAGGCCATCGCCCCGGGAATCCCGTCCAGCCTCGTCGAGAACATGCTGATCCTCGAGTACGGCGTCCCTGAGTCGCTCGAGGTCATCAAAGCCCACATCCACGAGATCGCCGCCGTCTTGGTCGAGCCTGTTCAGAGCCGCTCCCCGGGGCTCCAGCCGAAGGAGTTCATGAAGGCGCTGCGCCAGATCACGCGCGACGCCGAAGCCGCGCTCATCTTCGACGAAGTGGTCACCGGTTTCCGCTGCCACCCGGGCGGCGCGCAGGCGTATTTTGGTGTGGAAGCGGATATGGCGACCTACGGCAAAGTCATTGGGGGAGGCATCCCAATCGGAGTCCTGGCCGGCAAGCGTCAATATATGGACGCGCTCGATGGCGGCGCCTGGAACTACGGTGATGATTCCTTCCCCGAAGTGGGCGTCACGTTCTTTGCAGGAACGTTCGTCCGACATCCCTTGGCGATCCGTGCCGCTTGGACCATCCTGAAGAAACTCCAGCAAGAAGGCCCGCAGCTTCAGTTAGGCATCACGGACCGAGTGACCAAATTCTGCACGGAGTTGAACCAATACTTCGAACGTAACCAGGTACCCATCCGTTTCCCGCACTTCTGCGCATTCGCGAACATCGAACACGCGCATGACCTCGAGTTCATCAGCCTGCTCTGGTACTTCATGCGCTTGAAGGGGGTTCATGTCTGGGAAGGGAGGCCCTGCTATTTCACACTGGCACACACCGAGGCGGATCTGAGTTACGTTTCGCGGGCGTTTAAGGAGGCGGTCGCCGAGATGCAATTGGGCGGCTTCCTGCCCGGCACCAGCGATGCTGAATTCGCGCAGATCGCGAGCACGCAGGCAACGCTTCCCCCGGGAGCACCCACTCCTCCGCCCTCGGGTGCCACCCCGACCACGGTCTCTGCCCGCACGCGCCCGGACACCCAGGAAATTCCCGGCCTGCCACCCGGAACCAGAAGCTGCTCCCTGACCGATTCCCAGAAGGAGATGTGGCTCTCGACGCAGATTCAGCCGGAGGCCTCCGGCGCGTTCAATGCCAGCAATGTCGTGCAGTTGCGCGGGCCGCTCAACATCGAGTGCCTGCGCCGCGCCATCCACCAGATCATCGACCGCCATGAGGCGCTTCGATCCACCTTCAGTGCCGACGGCATGTGCATCCTGATCCACCCGTCGATCACGATCGATGTGCCGGTCCATGATTTCAGCGACCTGCCTCAAGTCGAACGAGAATCGGAAACGGCCCAGATTCTCCAACAGGAGGGACAGCGGCTCTATGATCTGAATGAAGGGCCGTTGGTCACCTTCCATATCATCAAGTTGTCCCAATCCGAGCACATGCTGGTGTTCAGCCTGAACATGATTGTCTGCGACGGATGGGGCTACAACGTCGTGCTAGAGGAGATCAGTGAGCTGTATTCGGCCTATGTGGAGGATCGTGTCCCCTCCCTGCGTCCGATCGTCCCCATGCGCAACTATGCGGAGTGGCTCGGCCGCCCCGAACAACAGGAGATCGCCGTTCAGTCGGAGGCCTTCTGGCTGGCCAGATTTCCCGATGTCCCCGCGCCGCTGGATCTGCCCTCTTACCGCCCGCGCCCCAAGAACCGCACTTATGAAGGCGAGCGCCACAGCTTGCGCCTGCCTGCCAGTCTCTTCCAGTCCATCAAGAAAACTGCGCAGTCGCAACGCAACACCCCCTTCGCGCTGCTGCTGGGCGCTTATCAGGTTTGGCTGCATCGCCTAAGCGGGCTGAACGACATCGTGATTGGTGTGCCGTATGCAGGCCAGAGCGCCATGGGCAGCGAAACGCTGGTGGGGCAATGCGTGCACACGCTGCCGCTTCGGGCTGCGGTAAACCCAGCGGAACCTTTCAACACACTTCTGAAGAACGCTCTGGGGTTGGTCCTCGACACCCAGGAAAACTGGAACACCACATTCGGATCCATCGCTCAAAAACTGGACATCCCGCGCGATCCCAGCCGTATCCCACTGGCTTCCGTGCTCTTTAACCTGGACCCGCCGCTCAACAAGGTCAGGTTCTCCGGACTCAGTCAGAAGATCACGGCGGGGCCCCGCTTCTTCTTCCAATACGACCTCGGCTTTAACCTGGTCGACGAGGGCGATCACCTCCTGGTGGAGTGCGATTACAACCGCAACATGTTCGATGCGGAATCGATCCGCCGCTGGGTCGGACATTTCCAAACTCTTTTGGAATCGATCGTCGCAGACCCGGCGACTCCGATTGGCCAGCTCTCCCTGTTGAATCAGGCCGAGCGGCACCAGATCCTGGTCGAATGGAACCAAACCACGCTGGAATTGCCGGAGCAGGCGAGCGTGGTTGAACTCTGCACCGTGCAAGCACGACAGACGCCCAAGCGGGTTGCGGTGGAGTTCGAGGGCCAGCGGCTCTCGTACGCCGAACTGGATGCACGGTCGAATCAGGTGGCTCACCACTTGGCGAAAGTAGGGGCCGCTCCCAACTCGGTGGTGGCGGTTTGCCTCGAGCGCTCCTTGGATATGGTGATCGGGTTGCTTGGCATCCTCAAAGCAGGAGCCGCCTATGTGCCGATCGATCCCGAGGTGCCCACCGCGCGCATCACGTCGATGCTCAGCGACTCCGGGGCCAAGATCGTCCTCTCGCAACAATCCCTCCAGGCTCGACTGGGCTCCACCAAGATCCGAGTCATATCCATGGATGGCCAACGCGATGCGCTGCTAGCGGAAAGCCAGGGTCCCGTTTCGCGCCCGATTCATCCAGATGACCTTGCCTATGCCATTTACACCTCAGGAAGCACAGGAACCCCGAAGGCCGCAGAAATAACCCATCGCGCCTTCGCCAACTTCCTGATCTCCATGCGGCGGCAGCCGGGGATCACTCCAGAAGATGTGGTCTTGGCCTTGACCACGCTCTCTTTCGATATCGCGGGCCTGGAGGTGTTCTTGCCGTTAATCAGCGGGGCCAAGATCGTGATCGCTCCGCGGACTGCCGCCCTCGATCCGGCCATCCTCAGTGACCTGATCAGCCGCACCGGAATCACCCTGGCGCAGGCGACACCCACAACCTGGCGCATGCTGGCCGCCTCAAATTGGCGGGGCGGTCCTAAGCTTAAGTTGCTCTGCGGGGGAGAACCGATGGCCGCCGATCTGGCAGAAAAACTCCTGAGCCGCTGCGGATCCCTCTGGAACGTTTACGGTCCAACGGAAACCACGATCTGGTCCACTGCCGTCCAACTGAAGAAGGACCAGCCCATCTCCATAGGAAAGCCCATAGCCAATACCCAGACCTATATCGTGGACAGCCAACTCCAGCCGGTCCCCATCGGCGTTGCCGGAGAGTTGCTGATCGGAGGTCTGGGCCTGGCGCGCGGCTATCGCAACCGTTCGGCGCTGACCGAGGAGAAGTTCATTCCCAATCCCTTCAGCTCCGCTTCAAGCCCGCGAGTCTATCGCACCGGCGACCTGGCTCGTTTCCTCCCGAACGGGGAAATTGAATGCCTCGGCCGCATCGATTTTCAGGTCAAGCTTCGGGGACATCGCATTGAACTGGGTGAAATCGAAACCGTGCTGCTGACCTCCCCCAAACTCAAGGAAGCCGCCGTGATTCTAACCGATGAGTCTCCCGGACACCCGGCCCTCGTTGCCTACATCGTGCCCAACGGGGGACCAGGATCACTCGACGAGGCCAGCGCCCGCGCAGAATTCAAAGCTCTCCTCCGAGCCAGCCTGCCCGAATACATGGTTCCGTGTCATTTCGTGGTTCTGCCCAAGCTGCCCCAAACGCCGAATGGGAAGATCGACCGCCGGGCTTTGCCGCATCCCGGACCGAGCCAGGACCATACCGCGGACGACTTCGTACCTCCGCGGAACGCGACCGAAAAGAAACTAGCCCAGATCTGGAGCGAGATCCTCAAGCTGGAGCGAATCAGCATCCGGAGCAATTTCTTCGACCTGGGCGGACAGTCGCTCCGTGCCGTCGCCCTCTTCGCGAGGATCGAAAAGGAATTCGGCAAGAAACTGCCGCTCGCCACGCTGTTCAAATCACCAACCATCGAACAACTCTCTCGAGCGCTGACCGGTGAGGTGGAGGAGTCAACGGACGAGAACTGGTCGCCGCTGGTGCCCATTCAACCTCGCGGCAACAAGCGCCCGCTGTTCCTAGTCCACGGAGCCGGCGGCAATGTCCTGCTCTATCAGGCTCTGGCCCGACACCTAGCGCCGGACTACCCGCTCTACGGCTTGCAGTCGCAGGGACTCGACGCGAAAACGCCCCCGCTTAACAGCCTCGAAGAAATGGCGGCGCTCTATCTCAAAGAAGTTCGGAAAATCCAGCCCAAGGGCCCCTACTTGCTGGGCGGATATTGCATGGGCGGAACCATCGCCTACGAGATGGCCCAGATGCTTCTGAAGGCCGGTGAGACCACCAGGCTATTGGCGATGCTCGACACCTACAATTTCGGGCTCGCACTCAAAACGAATTCAACCAGCCACCTCTTGCAGAAAATGAAGTTCCACGTCGGAAACTTCGTGAAGCTCAGCCCGGGCGAAATGGTCAAATACATCAAGGAGAAGGCCCGGGTCGCGCGGGACGGGGAACTGGCGAACCTCCTGAGTCGCAAAGGGCCGGCCGAGCCGGCATCCCCGGGTTCCGACGAACCCACACAACTTCGCGAGGCTTCCGTCCAGGCGAGCAACGACGCTGCCTGCGATCGCTACGAGCCGAAGCCCTATGCCGGCACCCTCACGCTCTTCAAACCTAAGGTTAATTACGACTACTACCCAGATCCCAAGATGGGCTGGGGGGATCTAGCCAAGGGTGGAATCGATCCGGTCGAACTACCCGTGAATCCCCACGCCATGTTGGTCGAACCCTACGTCCAGCTGCTGGCGACCGAGCTCAAGTCACGCATCGACAAGCTCGGCTAA